aggaaactgagaGTCAACCAACAACtaggttaaaaaaatttaacctgaaatcaaatttgacCTGCAACTTTGATCTGCTCCAGATACTGACTAATGCCTTATTAACAATGTGCACATGTAGTTACATGTATACTGCGTAGTTTGAAgcagtagtaataataatgcagAATTTGTACGATAAGGAATAAAACCTGGGttgattattgtaaaatgtttcattgtGTGGTTCTAGAAAATAACACTACCAACCTGAACCCCATGGAGGGAAATAATTTCCCAAGGGTTAGGTAGAAGGGCTATACCTTTCCAGTGTCTCAAACCAAAAGAAACCTACAGGCAGAGGGGAATAAAGATATTTTCCTGAAAAACACATTACGGTACCAGTGTATTTTAAAAAGTATCCAGTCTGATGAAAGATATCCAAAAAAGTTATGGCTTATTAAGAGATTTGTACGGGTACTTTTTTAGGAAGAATTTTAGACCATCCTATGGGAAGCTGGCAACAATAGGAAGCATTCTTCCACAAGTTCCATTGCTTGGTCTCACAGCCACTGCTACCAAAAGGACCAGAACTGACATCATTGAGTCCCTGGGCATGGTTAATCCAGTTGAAATCCTTGAAAACCCTGACCGACCAAATATTTGTTTCTCATCATCCTCCAGACCAGACAGAGGAGAGGATAAACTAAATGAAATATTGGTCCCCTTGGTGGAAAgcttaaagaaagaaagaacaaagTTTCCTTTTACTGTTGTTTTTGGCACATTAGAGACCATTTCATCTTGTTATAACTTTTTCAGCCAAGCAATGGGGAAAGAGCAGTATGAACCTATAGATGCCCTGCCCAAGGCCGAGAACAGGTTATTTACACAATTTCATGCCCAATATCCAcctcaagaaaaggaaagaataatTGATGGCCTTATCTTGGGGAAGTCTAAACTCAGGATCGTGTTTGCAACAGTTGCATTTGGTGTTGGTCTGGACTTAAAAGACATTAGACAAATAATTCATATAGGCCTGCCCTCTACAATGGAAGAGTACTTTCAGGAGGCTGGTAGGGCCGGTAGAGATGGTCTTCCTTCTACAGCTCACATCTACTACAATTCATATGACACATCAAAGGCAAGAAAACATTTGTCTTCAGTAATGAGGGATTATGTGCAATCAAAGAAGTGTAAAAGAGAGATTATTATGGAGTATTTTGGGTTTTCCCCTCTGCCTCTTGACACAGCTCATGCTTGTTGTGATTATCATGAGAAACTTTGTAGCTGTGATGACTGTGTGCTCGCTGGTGTTGCATCTTTGATGGCTCCCACCTTGACAGATCAAGTCCCTCCATTATCTAATGAAGAAGTTTATCGTTATCCCAAACTAAACATGGAGCAAGTAGCCAAACTAAATGAGGAACTTGTTAAATTTAGACTCTCGTTACCTGGACATGGTAGAACAATAGTAGGGAGTTCAAGCCTAAGCAGTGGTGTTACCATAAAGTTAATTCATGAAGTAGCAGAAAATGCACATACATTCTCTTCAGCAGAAGACATTGAAAAAAGACTTCCTTTCTTTAGCCAAAGTCATGCCATTTCAATATGGAAAATTGTTGAACAATTCCTTCAGaaagtgtgaaaaaaagtCTCAATTTGTATCATTGGTGTAAAAGTATTCAGATCGCTGAATTTGTTATTATCTGAGTTGATCAATTTCCTATACTGTTTTGCACAATTATAGCATGTTCTATTTGTTGTGTTTATACCCAGTAACAAAAATGTACTGACCATTTAAAGTGCCAGTATGAACATAAACAAGTGGCcagcatgagaagaaaaatgctgtttactattttcaaatatctctttgtgcaagagatattcaagttttaatAGGAAAATTAGCCAAGTGATGAGGTCAtaccccaaaaaaaaaaagaagcttaccttgagtttgtggccttgtttaacgtttttcgagctgGAAATCAAGTGGGTGAGGACTGGAAAAAAGTGAATTGCCTTGGGGACAAAATGCTTTATAGCCGTAGGTGTGTTTTCTGTCGAACTATTAGCCTACCAAGTttcaaattggccaagatagctctatttacataCTTGATGTAATATtcggttgagtgtatgacatcatcagtcatttCATTGGcatattttacacatttttcaaacttaaatatctctggaactaATTGAGGTGTATTTGCAAACAGTAAACggtgttttcattctttcataggtTTCTATGTGATATTGCACCTAAAAAATTAAGAGGTAAACATTTGATCATAGTGGCTTTTTCATTTACGGACAGGTTATGATATGAATTGTGTACTCTAATAAACTTTGTGTAAGTTGAAGCTTATCTGTTCAGTAAGAGAAGTGAgtccattatttttttgtatttcttatCACGATTCATGTGTTTGTACACTTGTTTATTATACTGAAAAGAGTGGTCATGATACTGATCAAGCcaattatcaaaattaataggatgtttcattttcaggaatttttaaaaagacaaaaacaatgtaaatatatatcaaagttcattaatttttttatgttccatttattttctttttgggataAGAGCAGTCAAAATTAAGTTACATAAATTACAGACATTCAGTTAACTGTTTATCATCTCTATAAGGAATATGTTATGCTATACACACCTTTCTAGTTGattcaattaaaaaagaaaagtacagCTTTCTGGTAACTTACATCTTTGGCTTGAGTGTTAACTTCAGACTCAACAGGATGGTCTCTAAAATTAAGGTCATCTGAAACTCAGCAACTCAACGATTACGCAATTAGATTACAGAtggttaaaaaaacatttggtaACACAACAagcattttttattacatgttgCAGAGTGTTTGAactaataatctatatattataataaattgcTTTAGAATTACATAAGAATCTCTGATAGCTAATATAAATCCCCCGGCTTAGCATAACTTTGcataaaacatattttttgtcCTGTAGAGAGATCAGGATGCAATTTCTCCTCACCTAGCTTGTATCATGCACGTGaggaaaaaggaacaaaatattTACGAAGTCAAATATTGCTTTTCAGCTTTAGAATATTACACACGCTTGAAGAACAGAAGGGAAAATTCACATTTTGAGACAAGGCTTGAAGGGCCTAGTAGCCACGAACTAATCTAGCTTAATATGTAACGGTCTACAGGTATTTACAATACCAATGGGTTCAGCAAACCAGACTGCGAGAgaatttcttcttgttttggtGGCGTTGAGGGCTCTGCTGAGGATTCAGTTCTCTTTGGAAGCTTTCGTTTTTTTCCGTCCCCTTCTGCTGAAGGTGCAGGAAGTATTGTCCGTGGTCGAGTTTTCGAAGGTTTGTCCATCTGAAATAATCTGAGGGAGGGTCCTTTTGCAGGCGCGTCGTCGTTAATCCTTCTCTTCTTAAGGTCACGTCTCGTTTGTGGGAATCTTCCTGGTGGACTCTCTGCCgttgtttttcctcttttgacaCGTAAAACTGACTCTTGTTGTTGCCTCGAAAACGcgatttttcttaaaaattcctgGAACTTCACCAGTTTATGGTGACAACATCTACAGATATATGACGGGAGACCATCGTCGAACgcaatttttaattcaaagaaTCTTTCCAGCACCGAAGGAATGTTGTCTTTAAATGCCTTTGCACCGAATAAATCTAAAGGATGATTCTTCACAAAGATGTTTTCGTTGCAGGTTCGACAAACCCGGCTCGCTGCTTTTGTTGGAGTTTTCGGAGGTTCTGCCATGTTGTGGATTACTGTAACTTCCGgttgttttgcctttgtttttcaacagcCAATGGGAATTGGCCTTGAAATCCGATTGGCCAGGGGTCCCGATTTCCAGCGCATGACAAAAGGGGCCACTGGGGACGAGGTTGGTCCTTAAGTGGTTCAATGGCCTAGCTAAACTCTCAACACATGGGTATCCTGTGTATTCATTGCTGTTTCCAGGTCTCACTCGGGCTTTCAAATGCTAAGAAGCTATTGTTGCACAGCGGTTGTTACCGTCACATGACTTTCTCGTGATCTTTCCtttataaacaaacaaaggagAGAAGCACGTACGAGAAGTTTGTAGCAACAGAATTCGCAAGTAGTAAACGTCAGAACTCGCAAAGGTAAAGTAATTTCTCTCGGAAAATTTGCGTTATCCATGTTTCAGCTGAATTTTTGACCGGCTCCAACttcttgaggaaaaaaaatggcttaTGCGGTAACGTTTCTGATGGTTCGTCACGAGACCGGCGAAGAATGCCGGTTCATGATTTGTCATGATTTCACTTGAGAGATCCGCTCTTACTGTCAGTTTGACGTATTTCTTAGATTTTAGTTATCCACGTAGTCAGTTGATTTCATTCTGGTTTATTTGTCGCCTGGATCCACCTTTTACTGGTTTGCAATTCCTACTTTACGTATTAAGCGCGCTTTAAGAGTACCAATGTGATCTAGACGCGTTTTGTGTTTACAAGCCGAAGTCTTTGGGCACGGcatttgtgtttcattttctaCGTTGAAGTGGTCATTGATGTGGGAATGGCGGATTTGCAATGCCCGTTTTTAGCGTACTAGACGCAATGAAAGCCCAGTTTTGTTGAAATCGCAGAAGAAGGCATTGTGACATCTGAATGAATATATGTGAATTCCTAAACACGACGCTAGTAGTCAGATGGTTTctcaataaattaaattacgTGTCAATTCAACATCATTTCACTTCCTCTGTTTATGATTACAAATCATGAATCAGTTGAAAAAA
The DNA window shown above is from Acropora palmata chromosome 7, jaAcrPala1.3, whole genome shotgun sequence and carries:
- the LOC141886535 gene encoding uncharacterized protein LOC141886535; translation: MSERSVPDTFLEGVKYALGEVGRANITLKPKQEEILKIIALKLKDVLAVLPTGYGKSLIYQIIPPLMDHMDSGQRSTQKKSIVLVVSPLNALIRDQVTKLKQSGLKACILKGDRVEGDEEERKEEQEGLAFSAIENPREFQLIFAHPEALVGNKNVIKLLKTTEFKNRIKVIVVDEAHLVVDWKNFRPSYGKLATIGSILPQVPLLGLTATATKRTRTDIIESLGMVNPVEILENPDRPNICFSSSSRPDRGEDKLNEILVPLVESLKKERTKFPFTVVFGTLETISSCYNFFSQAMGKEQYEPIDALPKAENRLFTQFHAQYPPQEKERIIDGLILGKSKLRIVFATVAFGVGLDLKDIRQIIHIGLPSTMEEYFQEAGRAGRDGLPSTAHIYYNSYDTSKARKHLSSVMRDYVQSKKCKREIIMEYFGFSPLPLDTAHACCDYHEKLCSCDDCVLAGVASLMAPTLTDQVPPLSNEEVYRYPKLNMEQVAKLNEELVKFRLSLPGHGRTIVGSSSLSSGVTIKLIHEVAENAHTFSSAEDIEKRLPFFSQSHAISIWKIVEQFLQKV